In Streptomyces sp. NBC_01381, the sequence GCTGGGTCTCGGCGCGGCTGCGTCATACGCGCGACTGATCCGGGGCGGCGCCCCGGCACCCCGCCTACAGCGCGCAACCCTCGCTGTCGACCTCCTGGTTGGCGGTGCGGCCGGCCTCGATGTCCTCGCGGACCTCGTCGGCCGTGAGCGCGTAGCCGGTGTCCGGGTCGTCGAGGGACTTCGCGAACACCACGCCGTACACCTTGCCGTCCGGCGTGAGCAGCGGGCCGCCGGAGTTGCCCTGGCGGACGGTCGCGTAGAGCGAGTACACATCGCGGCGCACGGTGCCCCGGTGGTAGATGTCCGGGCCGTTGGCCGTGATGCGGCCGCGCACGCGCGCGGGGCGCACGTCGTACGGACCGTTCTCCGGGAAGCCCGCGACGATCGCGTTGTCACCGCTGACCGCGTCCTTCGACGTGAACTGCAGCGGGGGCGCCTGGAGGGTCGGCACGTCGAGTACGGCGATGTCGCGCTCCCAGTCGTAGAGCACGACCTTCGCGTCGTACGTCCGGCCGTCTCCGCCTATCTGCACGGTCGGCTCGTCCACGCCGCCCACCACATGCGCGTTCGTCATCACACGGCGGTCGGAGAAGACGAAGCCGGTGCCTTCGAGGACCTTGCCGCAGCCGCGGGCCTCGCCCTGCACCTTCACGATGGACTGCTTGGCCTTCGTCGCGACCGCGCTCTTGGCGAGCCTGGGGTCGGGGGGCCGGACCTCGGTGATGGGCTCGTTCGAGAACGGGCTGAAGACCTGCGGGAAGCCGTTGCGCGCGAGGACGGAGGAGAAGTCCGCGAACCAGGTGTCGGCCTGGTTGGGCAGAGCGCGCGAGACGCCGAGCAGGATCTTGGAGTTACGGACTTCCTTGCCGAGCGTCGGCAGCGTCGTACCCGCGAGGGCGGAGCCGATCAGCCAGGCGACGAGGAGCATCGCCACCACGTTGACCAGGGCGCCGCCCGTCGCGTCCAGGGCGCGGGCGGGCTGCCAGGTGATGTATCTGCGCAGCTTGTTGCCGAGGTGTGTGGTGAAGGCCTGGCCGATCGAGGCGCAGACGATCACGATGACGACGGCGACGACGGCGGCCGTCGTGCCCACCGCCTGCTTGTCGTCCGTGAAGGCGCCCCAGATGACGGGCAGCAGGTACACCGCGACGAGGCCGCCGCCCAGGAAACCGATCACCGACAGGATGCCGACGACGAATCCCTGGCGATAGCCGACCACCGCGAACCACACGGCGGCGACCACCAACAGGATGTCCAGCACGTTCACCGATTCAATCCTCGCCTCGCATCGCGGTCGCCACGTCCCCGCAACCTTGTCATGCGCGCCAGTCGAGCGGGACCTGCTTCGTGCGGTCCCAGGGGCGCTCCCAGCCCGCGAAGTGCAGGATCTTGTCGATCACCCCGGCCGTAAAACCCCAGACCAGAGCGGATTCGACCAGGAAGGCGGGACCTTCGTGGCCGCGCGGGTGGACGGCCGTCGCGCGGTTGTCGGGATCCGTGAGATCGGCCACGGGGACCGTGAAGACGCGGGCCGTCTCGGCCGGATCGACCACGCCTACGGGACTGGGTGAACGCCACCATCCCAGTACGGGCGTGACGACGAAATCGCTCACCGGGATGAAGAGGCGGGGCAGCACGCCGAAGAGCTGGACGCCGCGGGGGTCGAGCCCGGTCTCCTCCTCGGCCTCGCGCAGGGCGGCCCTCAGGGGGCCGTCCGTCTGCGGATCGCCGTCCTCGGGGTCGAGGGAGCCGCCCGGGAAGGAGGGCTGGCCGGCGTGCGAGCGCAGGCTCCCGGAGCGCTCCATGAGGAGCAGCTCGGGTCCTTGGGCGCCCTCTCCGAAGAGGATCAGTACGGCGGACTGGCGTCCGGCGCCGCTCTCCGGGGGCAGGAAGCGGCTGAGCTGGGTCGGCTTGACGGTCTGAGCGGCGCGGACGACGGGGGTCAGCCAGGCGGGGAGGCCTTCGGTGCTGAGGCGCACGTGGCCGTTGGGGCTGTCTGTGCGGCCGTGCTCATTGGGGGTGCCGGTGTGGCCGTGCTCATTGGGGCTGCCCGTGCGGCCGTGCCCCTGGAAGCCGTTCCCGTTCGTCATGTGCGCATCGCTCGTGTCGGTTGTCTCGCCTGTATCGCTCGCGTGCGTCATCGGCACCCCCGTCCAACTGTGGACAACGCCTGTGGCCCCTCGGTTGGTTCCTCGCTCATGCGGCGCCCAGTGGCGGCGCCGCCTTTCCCGGGTAGTCCGGCGGGGGCTTGAGGCGCTGGCCCGGCAGGCCGCCCATCTCGTACTTGAGGAGTTTCTTCGCCTTCTCCGGGTCGGTCTCGCCCTCCCCGTACGACGGGCAGAGGTCGGCGATGGGGCAGGCGCCGCAGGCGGGCTTGCGGGCGTGGCAGATGCGGCGGCCGTGGAAGATCACCCGGTGCGAGAGCATCGTCCACTCGCTCTTCGGGAAGAGGTCGGCGATGGCGGCCTCGACCTTCTCCGGGTCGGTCTCCTCGGTCCACTTCCACCGGCGGACGAGGCGCCCGAAGTGGGTGTCCACGGTGATTCCGGGGACTCCGAAGGCGTTGCCGAGCACCACGAACGCCGTTTTGCGGCCTACGCCGGGCAGCTTGACCAGGTCCTCTATGCGGCCGGGGACCTCGCCGCCGTGGTTGTCCCGGAGGGCCGCGGAGAGTCCCATGATCGACTTCGTCTTCGCCCGGAAGAACCCGGTCGGCCTGATCAGTTCCTCGACCTCTTCGGGGTTGGCCGCGGCCAGGTCCTCCGGGGTCGGGTACGCGGCGAAGAGGCGCGGTGTCGTCTGGTTCACCCTCAGGTCGGTGGTCTGCGCGGAGAGGACCGTGGCCACCAGGAGCTCGAAGGGGTTCTCGAAGTCCAGCTCGGGGTGCGCGTACGAGTACACCTCGGCGAGCTCGCGGTTGATGCGGCGGGCGCGGCGAACGAGGGCGGTACGGGACTCGGGCTTGGTTTGTTTTTTTGCGGGGTTGGCCTTCTTGGTGGGGGTGGGGTTCACCGCGGCGGTGGGCTTCTTCGTCGCCGTCGTCGCCGTCTTCTTCTTTGCCGCTGCCGTCGTCGTCTTCTTCGCTGCAGGCTTCCTCACCGGTGGCATCCTTGTCCCTTTTGTCTCATTCTCTGGTTCAGAGGAAGCCTGTTCGCCCACAGCGGAATCACGGCGTGCGGTCACCCTTCCAGCCCCCCTTGGCCTGTGCTCTCACCGGCTTTTTGGACACCCGGCCAGCCTAGAGCCCGGCACTGACATCCGCCCCTGACCCCATGGATCGGCCCC encodes:
- a CDS encoding MarP family serine protease, whose product is MNVLDILLVVAAVWFAVVGYRQGFVVGILSVIGFLGGGLVAVYLLPVIWGAFTDDKQAVGTTAAVVAVVIVIVCASIGQAFTTHLGNKLRRYITWQPARALDATGGALVNVVAMLLVAWLIGSALAGTTLPTLGKEVRNSKILLGVSRALPNQADTWFADFSSVLARNGFPQVFSPFSNEPITEVRPPDPRLAKSAVATKAKQSIVKVQGEARGCGKVLEGTGFVFSDRRVMTNAHVVGGVDEPTVQIGGDGRTYDAKVVLYDWERDIAVLDVPTLQAPPLQFTSKDAVSGDNAIVAGFPENGPYDVRPARVRGRITANGPDIYHRGTVRRDVYSLYATVRQGNSGGPLLTPDGKVYGVVFAKSLDDPDTGYALTADEVREDIEAGRTANQEVDSEGCAL
- a CDS encoding CoA pyrophosphatase — protein: MTNGNGFQGHGRTGSPNEHGHTGTPNEHGRTDSPNGHVRLSTEGLPAWLTPVVRAAQTVKPTQLSRFLPPESGAGRQSAVLILFGEGAQGPELLLMERSGSLRSHAGQPSFPGGSLDPEDGDPQTDGPLRAALREAEEETGLDPRGVQLFGVLPRLFIPVSDFVVTPVLGWWRSPSPVGVVDPAETARVFTVPVADLTDPDNRATAVHPRGHEGPAFLVESALVWGFTAGVIDKILHFAGWERPWDRTKQVPLDWRA
- the nth gene encoding endonuclease III, which codes for MPPVRKPAAKKTTTAAAKKKTATTATKKPTAAVNPTPTKKANPAKKQTKPESRTALVRRARRINRELAEVYSYAHPELDFENPFELLVATVLSAQTTDLRVNQTTPRLFAAYPTPEDLAAANPEEVEELIRPTGFFRAKTKSIMGLSAALRDNHGGEVPGRIEDLVKLPGVGRKTAFVVLGNAFGVPGITVDTHFGRLVRRWKWTEETDPEKVEAAIADLFPKSEWTMLSHRVIFHGRRICHARKPACGACPIADLCPSYGEGETDPEKAKKLLKYEMGGLPGQRLKPPPDYPGKAAPPLGAA